The genomic DNA CGACGCGTATACTATGGTCACTTGCAAATGAAGGAATGGCACCAACTTCCTTCCAGAAAGTAAATAAGCGTGGTATTCCAATTACAGCGCTAGTCGTAACGATTGCTGTAGCTGGTCTTTCTTTATTCACAAGCTTCCTTGCAGAAGATACAGTGTACATGTATTTATTATCTATAGCTGGTTTATCAGCTGTATCAAGTTGGATCATTATTGCTCTATCGCAACTACGCTTTAGAAGCCAGTATATAAAAGGCGGAGGAAAGTTAGAGGACTTAAAGTATAGAACACCGTTATATCCAATTGTTCCTATTTTAGCTTTAATTACAAATAGTATTGTTGTTATTAGTTTAGCGTTTATTCCAGAACAAAGAATGGCGTTATACTGTGGTATTCCATTTATCATTTTCTGCTATATATATTATTATATGAGTAAGAAACGGCAGAAACCGATGAAAGTGGAGATGGAAAAAACAAATGAAACTAATAATCAAACACCATGATATAGAGGCAGATTTATCGTATGGTCAATTAGCGATTGGAAAAGAAAACGGATATTCACCGTTACAATTACTCGTTTCCTCTATCGCAGGGTGTAGTGCAATTGTCTTTCGAACAATTTTAGAAAAGAAACGTATTCCATACGATACGTTTACAATTGAAACTGAAATTGGTAGAAGTGAAGCTTTATCAAAACCAGTTGAAAGTGTTCATTTGCACTATAAAATTAAAGCACAAAACATTACAGAAGAGCAGTTGGACAAGGCGCTGCAACTTGCAGTGAAAAATTGTACGATTGTTCAATCTGTAAAAGATAGTATAAAAGTTACGGAAACAATTGAACTAATAAAGTGAAATATAAAAACGTGAGAATACGGTTCTCACGTTTTTATGTTTTAGAGAGAGGGGAAAGTGTAATGGATTGTTTAGGTTGTAAATTAGCAAACGAAGAAGAAAAAATATATAAAGTATATGAAGATGAATATGTAACATGCTTTTTAGATCATGAACCTTTTTATCCAGGCCATACTTTAATTGTGCCGAAGCAGCATGTTGTAGAAGTAGACGAATTAGATGACGTTGTAACGAAATCGATTATGGATGCTTCTAAGATTATTGTAAAAGCGATTAAGGCATTATATAAACCAGATGGAATTACAATTTGTCAAAATGGTGGAATCTTTAACGAGTTAACACATTACCATATGCATGTGGTACCAAGATATAAAGAGCGTTCATTTGCTGAGTTTTATACGGTGCAACTGGGGGAAAAGAAGAATCATAACTTTGAAGAGACAAGGAATTTGTTAAAAGAAGCGATAGAGCAAATACTGCTTACTGAAAAGGCATAAGAGGGATGTTCTTAATGGAACAGTGAGGAAAATTCGAATAAACAAAAGCCCAATTTCTTAGTTACAATAGAGAAATTGGGATTTTGTTTATTCTATTATTAAATTTTATCTATAAAAAGATTTTGCAGTGTCACAAAGTATATCGTTCATTCGTTATATAGAGTGAGAGGAGGAATTATATGAAAGTTACAAACAACGATTACGAAAAGATGGAAGAGCTATACGAGTTGTACGAACAAAAAGTTTATTATGTAGCGTATTCTATTTTAAATAATATTCAGCAGGCTGAAGATGCAGTTCAAGAGACGTTTATTACTCTTTATAAGAACTTGGAAAATCTCCATAGCTTGAACATGCAAGAGCTTAAACGCTACATTTTGAGGGTCGCGAAAAATAAGGCGATTGATAGCTACCGGAAAAATAAACGACATGAAACATTTTTAGAAGAATATCAAAGAGAATCAATAGAAGCAGTAGATGAAAATATTGAAGAGTGGGAAAAACGTAAAATGTCTGAGGTTCAAATTGATACATTGCTAAAAGAGTTAAATGAATCTAACAGACAGGTGTTTAAGTACAAAGTCTTCTATAACTTAACGTATCAAGAAATTTCAAGTGTAATGGGGATTACGGAGGCTAATGTCCGCAAGCAGTTTGAACGCGCTCGAAAACGAGTCCAAAATATGATAGGAGGTATACAACATGACGAATTCAAAGAACTCCAAAGAAATATATGAACTTGCTGAAAAAATTGCTTTAGATGATTTTGATAAACTCGAAGAACGACATGAATTTTCACATACATATACACGTAAAAAGAAATTGTTTATGGAGGAAATGAAGCTGAAAGATGGACAACCGCAGAAAAAGCGTAAAAGACATTGTATGTTAATCGCTGCTGCTTGCT from Bacillus basilensis includes the following:
- a CDS encoding OsmC family protein translates to MKLIIKHHDIEADLSYGQLAIGKENGYSPLQLLVSSIAGCSAIVFRTILEKKRIPYDTFTIETEIGRSEALSKPVESVHLHYKIKAQNITEEQLDKALQLAVKNCTIVQSVKDSIKVTETIELIK
- a CDS encoding HIT family protein, which translates into the protein MDCLGCKLANEEEKIYKVYEDEYVTCFLDHEPFYPGHTLIVPKQHVVEVDELDDVVTKSIMDASKIIVKAIKALYKPDGITICQNGGIFNELTHYHMHVVPRYKERSFAEFYTVQLGEKKNHNFEETRNLLKEAIEQILLTEKA
- a CDS encoding RNA polymerase sigma factor; its protein translation is MKVTNNDYEKMEELYELYEQKVYYVAYSILNNIQQAEDAVQETFITLYKNLENLHSLNMQELKRYILRVAKNKAIDSYRKNKRHETFLEEYQRESIEAVDENIEEWEKRKMSEVQIDTLLKELNESNRQVFKYKVFYNLTYQEISSVMGITEANVRKQFERARKRVQNMIGGIQHDEFKELQRNI